A single window of Streptomyces sudanensis DNA harbors:
- the paaA gene encoding 1,2-phenylacetyl-CoA epoxidase subunit PaaA codes for MTAVTADSQEAYEAVFDAAVAADERIEPRDWMPEAYRATLIRQIAQHAHSEIIGMQPEANWITRAPSLRRKAILMAKVQDEAGHGLYLYSAAETLGVSRDELLDKLHSGRQKYSSIFNYPTLTWADVGAIGWLVDGAAITNQVPLCRCSYGPYARAMVRVCKEESFHQRQGYEALLALSQGTPAQHEMAQDAVDRWWWPSLMMFGPPDDESAHSAQSMAWKIKRHSNDELRQRFVDICVPQAESLGLTLPDPDLRWNEERGHYDFGVIDWTEFREVLKGNGPCNEQRITQRRRAHEEGAWVRDAAAAYAAKHSDRNKGDESGDTGEATA; via the coding sequence ATGACGGCAGTGACTGCGGACTCGCAGGAGGCTTACGAGGCGGTGTTCGACGCCGCCGTCGCCGCCGACGAGCGCATCGAACCGCGCGACTGGATGCCGGAGGCATACCGCGCCACGTTGATCCGGCAGATCGCCCAGCACGCCCACTCCGAGATCATCGGCATGCAGCCCGAGGCGAACTGGATCACCCGTGCGCCCTCCCTGCGGCGCAAGGCGATCCTCATGGCCAAGGTGCAGGACGAGGCGGGCCACGGCCTGTACCTGTACAGCGCCGCCGAGACCCTGGGCGTCAGCCGGGACGAACTGCTGGACAAGCTCCACTCGGGCCGCCAGAAGTACTCGTCGATCTTCAACTACCCCACGCTGACCTGGGCCGACGTCGGCGCGATCGGCTGGCTCGTGGACGGCGCCGCGATCACCAACCAGGTGCCGCTGTGCCGCTGCTCCTACGGGCCGTACGCCCGCGCGATGGTCCGGGTGTGCAAGGAGGAGTCCTTCCACCAGCGCCAGGGGTACGAGGCGCTCCTCGCCCTCTCGCAGGGCACGCCGGCCCAGCACGAGATGGCGCAGGACGCCGTCGACCGCTGGTGGTGGCCGTCGCTGATGATGTTCGGTCCGCCCGACGACGAGTCGGCGCACTCCGCGCAGTCCATGGCCTGGAAGATCAAGCGCCACTCCAACGACGAGCTGCGCCAGCGCTTCGTCGACATCTGCGTCCCGCAGGCCGAGTCGCTGGGCCTGACCCTGCCCGACCCGGACCTCCGGTGGAACGAGGAGCGGGGCCACTACGACTTCGGCGTGATCGACTGGACCGAGTTCCGCGAGGTCCTCAAGGGCAACGGCCCCTGCAACGAACAGCGGATCACCCAGCGCCGCCGTGCTCACGAAGAGGGCGCCTGGGTGAGGGACGCGGCGGCGGCGTACGCCGCGAAGCACAGCGATCGGAACAAGGGCGACGAGTCCGGGGACACCGGGGAGGCGACGGCATGA
- the paaB gene encoding 1,2-phenylacetyl-CoA epoxidase subunit PaaB, which produces MTTSDWPLWEVFVRSRRGLSHTHAGSLHAPDAEMALRNARDLYTRRNEGVSIWVVPAAAITASSPDEKDPFFEPSADKPYRHPTFYEIPEGVQHL; this is translated from the coding sequence ATGACGACCAGCGACTGGCCGCTGTGGGAGGTGTTCGTGCGCTCGCGCCGCGGGCTGTCCCACACCCACGCGGGGAGCCTGCACGCCCCGGACGCCGAGATGGCCCTGCGCAACGCCCGCGACCTCTACACCCGGCGCAACGAGGGCGTGTCCATCTGGGTCGTCCCCGCCGCCGCGATCACCGCGTCGTCACCGGACGAGAAGGACCCGTTCTTCGAGCCGTCCGCCGACAAGCCCTACCGGCACCCGACCTTCTACGAGATCCCCGAGGGGGTGCAGCACCTGTGA
- the paaC gene encoding 1,2-phenylacetyl-CoA epoxidase subunit PaaC → MTASLNTAALALGDDALVLSHRLGEWAGHAPVLEEEVALANIALDLLGQARVLLSLVGDEDELAFLREERAFRNVQLVEQPNGDFAHTIVRQLYFSTYQRLLYGRLAAADVRPDDEAHEALRGLAAKAVKEVAYHQDHAEQWTLRLGDGTPESHDRMRTACDALWRFTGELFQPVEGLDVDWRELEADWLTSVSAVLTRATLPLPEGARTTAWSAGAGRQGVHTESFGRMLAEMQHLHRSHPGASW, encoded by the coding sequence GTGACGGCCTCCCTGAACACCGCCGCCCTCGCGCTCGGCGACGACGCGCTGGTGCTGTCCCACCGACTGGGCGAGTGGGCGGGCCACGCGCCCGTGCTGGAGGAGGAGGTCGCCCTCGCCAACATCGCGCTGGACCTGCTCGGACAGGCCCGCGTCCTGCTCTCCCTCGTCGGCGACGAGGACGAGCTGGCGTTCCTCCGCGAGGAGCGTGCGTTCCGCAACGTCCAGCTCGTCGAGCAGCCGAACGGCGACTTCGCCCACACGATCGTCCGCCAGCTGTACTTCTCCACCTACCAGCGCCTGCTGTACGGGCGTCTCGCCGCCGCCGACGTGCGCCCGGACGACGAGGCCCACGAGGCTCTGCGCGGCCTGGCCGCGAAGGCGGTCAAGGAGGTCGCCTACCACCAGGACCACGCCGAGCAGTGGACGCTCCGCCTTGGCGACGGCACGCCCGAGAGCCATGACCGGATGCGGACCGCCTGCGACGCGCTGTGGCGCTTCACCGGTGAGCTGTTCCAGCCCGTCGAAGGCCTCGACGTCGACTGGCGGGAGCTGGAGGCCGACTGGCTGACCTCGGTGTCCGCCGTGCTGACCCGGGCGACCCTCCCCCTTCCCGAGGGAGCCCGGACGACCGCGTGGAGCGCGGGCGCGGGCCGGCAGGGCGTCCACACCGAGTCGTTCGGGCGGATGCTCGCCGAGATGCAGCACCTGCACCGCAGCCACCCGGGAGCGTCATGGTGA
- the paaD gene encoding 1,2-phenylacetyl-CoA epoxidase subunit PaaD translates to MVTMTPLEEELSRLAGSVPDPEMPVLTLEDLGVVRGVRVLGPGKVKVELTPTYTGCPAIEAMSSDIERVLHDRGVEEVSVVTVLSPAWSTDDISDEGRRKLAEFGIAPPRRQQSDGPVPLTLAIRCPHCGSTDTELLSRFSSTACKSLRRCASCREPFDHFKEL, encoded by the coding sequence ATGGTGACCATGACTCCGCTCGAAGAGGAGCTGAGCCGGCTGGCCGGTTCGGTGCCCGACCCCGAGATGCCCGTGCTCACCCTGGAGGACCTGGGTGTGGTGAGGGGCGTACGGGTCCTCGGTCCCGGCAAGGTGAAGGTCGAGCTGACTCCGACGTACACGGGCTGCCCGGCGATCGAGGCCATGTCCTCGGACATCGAGCGGGTCCTCCACGACCGGGGCGTCGAGGAGGTCTCGGTCGTCACGGTCCTCTCCCCCGCCTGGTCCACGGACGACATCAGCGACGAGGGCCGGAGGAAACTCGCCGAGTTCGGCATAGCACCGCCCCGTCGGCAGCAGTCCGACGGACCCGTGCCGCTCACCCTCGCCATCCGCTGCCCGCACTGCGGCTCGACCGACACCGAGCTGCTGAGCAGGTTCTCCTCGACCGCGTGCAAGTCGCTGCGCCGTTGCGCCTCCTGCCGCGAACCCTTCGACCACTTCAAGGAGTTGTAG
- a CDS encoding 2Fe-2S iron-sulfur cluster-binding protein, producing MFHPLRVSEVERLTDDSVAVTFAVPPELREAFRHTPGQHLTMRRTTAEGEEIRRTYSICSPAAAPGEDPVLRVGIRHVEGGEFSTYALKELAVGDTVEVMEPMGRFVLPPRPGHFAAIVGGSGITPVLSMAATLLAREPQARFCLVRSDRTAASTMFLDEVADLKDRYPDRFQLVTVLSREEQQAGLPSGRLDEERLSRLLPALLTVDEVGGWFLCGPFGLVKGAERALLGLGVPKNRVHQEIFHVEDGSSATRRPTPGEVPAATLTATLDGRSGTWPVQEGESLLETVLRSRSDAPYACKGGVCGTCRAFLVSGEVRMDRNYALEAEETDAGYVLACQSHAMTPEVELDFDR from the coding sequence ATGTTCCATCCGCTCCGGGTGAGCGAGGTCGAGCGGCTCACGGACGACTCGGTGGCCGTCACCTTCGCCGTCCCGCCAGAGCTGCGGGAGGCGTTCCGCCACACCCCCGGCCAGCACCTGACGATGCGCCGGACCACCGCCGAAGGCGAGGAGATCCGGCGCACGTACTCGATCTGCTCGCCCGCCGCCGCCCCCGGTGAGGACCCGGTACTGCGCGTCGGCATCCGGCACGTCGAGGGCGGCGAGTTCTCCACCTACGCGCTGAAGGAACTCGCCGTCGGCGACACGGTGGAGGTCATGGAGCCGATGGGCAGGTTCGTCCTGCCGCCGCGGCCCGGGCACTTCGCGGCGATCGTCGGCGGCAGCGGCATCACCCCCGTGCTGTCGATGGCGGCGACACTGCTGGCGCGGGAGCCGCAGGCCCGCTTCTGCCTCGTGCGCAGCGACCGCACGGCCGCGTCGACGATGTTCCTCGACGAGGTCGCCGACCTCAAGGACCGCTACCCCGACCGCTTCCAGCTGGTCACGGTGCTGTCCCGGGAGGAGCAGCAGGCCGGGCTGCCGTCCGGTCGGCTCGACGAGGAGCGGCTGTCCCGCCTCCTGCCGGCGCTGCTGACGGTGGACGAGGTGGGAGGCTGGTTCCTGTGCGGCCCGTTCGGGCTGGTCAAGGGCGCCGAGCGGGCACTGCTGGGCCTGGGCGTGCCGAAGAACCGGGTCCACCAGGAGATCTTCCACGTGGAAGACGGCTCGTCGGCGACCCGTCGCCCCACGCCGGGCGAGGTGCCCGCCGCCACGCTGACCGCCACTCTGGACGGCCGGTCCGGGACATGGCCGGTCCAGGAGGGCGAGTCCCTGCTGGAGACCGTGCTGCGCAGCCGGTCGGATGCGCCGTACGCCTGCAAGGGCGGCGTATGCGGTACGTGCCGGGCGTTCCTGGTCTCGGGTGAGGTCCGGATGGACCGCAACTACGCGCTGGAGGCCGAGGAGACGGACGCCGGCTATGTGCTGGCGTGCCAGTCGCATGCGATGACGCCGGAGGTCGAGCTCGACTTCGACCGGTGA
- a CDS encoding rhodanese-like domain-containing protein, with protein MNFAPLPAVDAASVPADALVLDVREDDEWAAGHVEGALHVPMSDFVARFGEVTEAVADGRRAHVVCRVGGRSAQVTQYLVQQGIDAVNVDGGMLAWERAGRPMVSEHGGPAVVV; from the coding sequence ATGAACTTCGCACCGCTGCCCGCCGTGGACGCCGCGTCCGTACCGGCTGACGCCCTGGTCCTGGACGTGCGCGAGGACGACGAATGGGCAGCCGGACATGTCGAGGGCGCTCTGCACGTGCCGATGAGCGACTTCGTCGCCCGCTTCGGAGAGGTGACGGAGGCGGTGGCCGACGGGCGGCGCGCCCATGTGGTGTGCCGGGTCGGTGGTCGCTCCGCGCAGGTCACGCAGTACCTGGTGCAACAGGGCATCGACGCGGTGAACGTCGACGGCGGGATGCTCGCCTGGGAAAGGGCCGGCCGGCCCATGGTGAGCGAGCACGGCGGTCCCGCGGTCGTCGTGTGA